The nucleotide sequence GTCGCACCGTGTGCCATGCCGACCGAGGCCGCAAGCACAAGAAGGACCACCTGCAACGTGACCGGCAGTGTTGCGACAGCGGCGAGTACGGCCAGGACCAGCGTCGCAGCGACCGCAATCCTGCGATGTGACTGCCACGCATCACGCGGCGGAAACCGCTCGGCCAGACCACCGACGATCGCCTCGTGTGCAAACGGAAACTTCGGCATCGCGGCGATGACGGCCAGGCAATCCGACAGCTGCGGCACGTCACTCAAAAACCGCGCGAGCCGGTCAGGCCGAGTCCGTGCGAACAGGTCCGCGAACACTTTCGGGAAACTGGCCGGCTCACGACGCATGCGACGCAGAAACACCGCATCCAGATAGCGAATCGCCGCAGGACGGCGGGGGACGGCTGTTGCCGTTCGTTGCCCCGCAAGTTGCTCGGCGATCGCCTTGGCCTGACGCTGAATCTGCAGAAACGCGTAGCCGGTCGAGGGCCTACACGCCCCGCCGGCGACGCCGAGACGGATCACGCCGTCATTGCTCGACACACGGTCGCTGGACGGCGACATCGGCAGCGTACCGGATTCGCAATGGCCCTCGGGCAACCGACGCCAGCCCGGCATCGACCGCGCGACCGCCGCGTCCAGCCGTGCCCAACCCTCCGTTGCCGACACAGGCTCGGCGAGCATGCCCGTCCACTCCACGAGAGCCCTGCCCCGCCCTTGCGGCAACACGTAAAGAAACTCCACACACGGGCTTTCGCCCGACTGTTCGACCGCCTCGAAGTCCATCAACGTGGCGCAGCCGCCGTCGGCATCAGATCCGTCGATGTTCTCGTAATCCGCCCCGGCGAATTGTTGCACGACCTCCCCTCGCTCGACCGCAACCCGCGCGAACCCGTGCGGGTCGTAGTTCGTCGGTGGCCTGGTATCGACCACAACATCGCCCGACACACGCCGGCGCTCACCAGTCGGTGTCTCGATCATCACGCCGGTCGCATCGCTCGGTCCGACGGCTTGGGCATGCAAAAAACTGACGCGGTTACTCTTTTGCAACCGCGTCAGCATCAAGTCGTAGAACCGGTCGGCCGGCAGACAGCAGTACGCCAGCCCGTTCATGGATCGCTCGACCACACGTCCGTCGCGATCCACAACACGCCAACGGTCCCAACGATCCTGGATGACATTCAACACGGCTCGCGGAACGTCGCGGCGTGTTTCGTCCGGCAACCAGAAGCACCACGTCCGGTCTCGTGTGTAAATCGTCCGCGGCTCGACGATCGTGATGGGCCCGGTGTCTTGATCGAGCAGCCTCCAAGCGAGGCTCAACCCGGCGCATCCTCCGCCGAGGATCAACACGCTCGATTCATGACTCGGGCCGTGATTCATGAAAGCCTTTCCTTGACCGCAGTAAGTGCGGCAGCAGCAACGACGCGACCGAACCTCGGCCGTCCGACGTGTTGTACGAGGCCGGGAAAGTGATCAACAATGCCGAAACAATCGACTTTCGTTTCATCAGAAAATCACGTTGTTCCACGCCATTCGCGGATGAACGCTGCTTTCGAAAGTCATGTCTTCACGGAACAAATGAAAGACTTCGGACAGGACGGGTGACGACATCGAGTGCTGCATGAAGGCAGGCTTCAGTCCGTGAGATCGAACGCCGATAATCATGAACAGATGCTCGGCCCGGACACACCCATCCTCGTCCTCGGCGGTAATGGCATGCTCGCCTACGCCCTCAAGCGCGCCCTCTCCCGGCGTCGGCTCACCTGCACCAGCGTCGACCGCGAGGACACCGACCTGACCGACCGCACCGCCGTCGACGCGTTGTTTGATCGAGTCCGTCCCGCCGTTGTCTTCAACTGCGCCGCATACACCGCCGTCGACAAAGCCGAGCAGGAGCCGGCCGTCGCCAACATGGTCAACGGCGAAGCGGTGGGCAACATCGCCTACGCGGCGAAGCGTTCCGACGCCAAGCTCGTTCACGTATCGACCGACTACGTCTTCGACGGTACCGCGACCGAGCCGTACAAGGTCGATCATCCCGTCGGACCGGTCAGCGCTTACGGTCGGAGCAAACTGCTCGGGGAACAGGCACTGCAAAAACAAAGCCCGCCCGGCTGGTGCATCGTCCGCACGGCTTGGCTCTACGGACCCAACGGCCCGAGTTTTCCGAAGACGATGGTGACCCTTGCACGCAAGGGTGTTTCACTGAAGGTCATCAACGACCAGCGCGGCACGCCGACGTTCACCTACGACCTCGCCGAAGCCTTGCTCAACCTCGTCGACGCCGACGCGGAAGGCATCTTTCACGCGACCAACGCCGGCGAGACCAACTGGCACGATTTCGCCGCGGCCACCTTCGACGTGTTCAATGTCGAAGCCGATCTCACGCCGACTACCGCCGCCGAGTACGCCGCCGACAAACCCGACGCCGCCCATCGCCCCGGCTACAGCGTGCTCGACCTGTCCGCCTATGAATCCGCCACCGGGAAGCACATGCGTCCTTGGCGCGAAGCCCTCCAAGACTTCCGCGACGTCACCGGCGGCGAACCGTAAAGTCCCCGAATGGACGATCGCTGCGAACTATGCGGCCGAACCGTGCCGAAGAAGATGATCACGCTCCATCACCTGCGCCCCAAGTCGCGCGGTGGCGGTCCAGAGGAACGCGTGCCGACGTGCAAGCCGTGCCACAAGCAGATACACGCGACGTTCACCAACAAGCAACTCGCGGCCGACTACGCCGACATCCAGGCCCTGCGCACGGCGGAGAAGCTCCAACCGTTCCTCGCGTTCATCCGCAAACAGAAGCCCGAACGGAACATCACCGTCCGCACCATTCGGCGTCGCCGCCGCTGAACCGCGTTGCGGAGCAACGCAGCTCGGCGCACTGCGATACATGAATCAGTACGCGCAGCTGCGTTGCTCCGCAACGCGGTTCGCACCGCCGTACCATCCCGCCTATGTCGCTCTCGTTCCACGCACACACGCTGCCCAATGGACTGCAGATCCTCGCCGAGCACAATCCCTCGGCCCACTCCGTCGCCGCCGGCCTGTTCGTCAAGACCGGCTCGCGCGACGAGTCACCCGATATCAACGGCGTCTCCCACTTCCTCGAGCACATGATGTTCAAGGGCGACGACACGCTCGGCTGGGAGGACGTCAATCGCATCTTCGACGAGATCGGCGCACGCTACAACGCGTTCACCAGCCAGGAGATGACCGCGTACTACGCGCAAGTGCTGCCGAAGTTCACCGACCAGGCGCTCGACATGCTCGGGCACCTGCTTCGTCCGTCGCTACGCGACGATGACTTCACGACCGAGAAGAACGTCATCCTCGAAGAAATCGCGATGTATCAGGACGACCCGGGTCATCGCCTCTACGAACGCGTTATGGCCGAGCACTTCGGGCAGCACCCGCTGGGCATGAGCATCCTCGGACCCGCCGAGCGCATCGAGGCACTGACGCGGGATCAGATGAAGGGCTACTTCGACAGCCGATACGGCCCGGGCAACATGGTGCTGAGCGTGGCGGGCGCATTCGACTTCGACCACATCGTCGCCGAGGCCGAGCGGTTGTACGGACACTGGCCACGGGTGTTTCCGGACATGCGGGAGGCATCGTCGAACGCCGCCGAGGATCGCCGGGTGGTCGTGACGGACGAGAAGCTCAACCGCAGCTATACGATGGCCCTGACCGCCGGCCCGACGCAGCAAGACGACGCCCGTTTCGCCGCCCGGGTGCTCAGCGACATCCTCGGCGACGACGAAGGCTCGCGGCTGTACTGGGCGCTGGTCGATCCGGCCATCGCCGAGGAGGCCGACTTCGGCAGCTACCCCCACGACGGCGTCGGCAGCTTCTACCTCTCGCTCACCACCGCCCCCGACCGCGACGGCGAGGCGTTCGACCTGGCCCGCAAAGTCCTCGCGGACGCGCGCGGCGACATCACTAACGACGAACTTCAACGCGCCAAGAACAAGATCGCCGGCAGCCTCACGCTCCACGGCGAGTCGATCATGGGCCGCATGCGCAGCCTCGGCGCGACTTGGCTCTACAACGAACAGTACCGAAGCCTCGAGGACGACATGCAGACGGTGCAGGCGCTGACGCTCGACGACCTGCACGCGGTGCTCGAGGAGTTTCCGCTTACGCCGATGACGGCGGTGGCGCTGCGGCCGTGATACCATGGCGTGATGTCACTGCGGACCCTCCAACAGGCCCGGCGAGACGGCGCGTGCGTGCCGATGCTCACCTGTTACGACGCGACCTACGCCGCGTTGCTCGGCGAGGCCGGTGTCGACCAGCTGCTCATCGGCGACTCCGCGGCCAACGTTCTCCACGGGCACCGCACCACGCTCCCGATCCAGCAAGCAACGCTCAGCGACATGGCCAACGCCGCGCGACGCGGCAATCCCGACGCCTTCGTCATGCTCGACGTCGCTTTCGCGGCGACTGCCCAGGACGTGCTCGATGCCGTGAAGGCGACCGACTGCGACGCGGTCAAACTCGAAGCGGCCGCGAAGCACTTGGACGTCGTTTCAACGCTCGCCGACCACGGCGTGGCCGTCTTCGCGCACCTGGGCCTGACGCCGCAAACGGTGATGCGCGACGGCGGCTACCGCTATCGTGGCCGGACCGACGCCGAGATCGCCGCGCTGGCCGCGGATGCCGAGAACTGCGTCGACAGCGGTGCGGTCGGCGTCCTGCTTGAAGCCACCACCACGGCCGCGACCGATGCGGTACTCGACGCGGTGGACGTCCCGGTCATCGGCTGCGGTGCCGGGCCGGGCTGCACGTCGTATGTCGTGGTGCTTCACGATCTGCTCGGCCTCACCGCCAAGCCGCCGAAGTTCGTACCGCGCTTCGACATTGAGGAAAGTGACGTTCGCGCCGCGACGATGGCGACGGTGAACCGTTGGCGGCTCGCCGTCGAATCCGGCGACTATCCGGCCGGCGAGCACATTTACGGGGAGCAGCAATGACCTGGTGGACCGCGGCCCGACGTACGTTGATCCTCGTGAGCGGCTTTGTCGTGGGCGCGGCCATCGTGCTCGCGACACTCTGGTTGCTCGACGTCCGCGTTTATCGCCAGGCCCTGGCCGATGCAAATCAGGCCCGCGATCGTCTCGCGAGCATCGGTGACCTTTCGATCGTGTTCCGTGACGTCTCGACCGCCATCGAGCCGAGCGTCGTCGACATCATCACCCAGCGATCCGCGCCGATCCCCGGCGGTGGCCCGGTCGAGGTCGGCAACGGCTCGGGCGTGATCATCGAGGTCGACGGCGGCCGCGGTTGGATCGTGACCAACAACCACGTCGTCGCCAACGCCACCGGCATCGTCGTCACGCTCGCCGACGGTCGGGAGTTCACCAGCCCCGACGCCCAGGTCATCGGCACGGACCCGCCGACCGACCTCGCCGTGATCGAAATCTCCGCGCCGCGCCTGATAGCGGCGGACTGGGGCGAGAGCGAACGGCTGGGCAAGGGCGACTGGGTTGTCGCGTTCGGTTCGCCGTTCGGCTACGTCGGGTCGATGACGGCCGGCATCGTCAGCGAACTCGGCCGCAACACGCTAGACCGCCGCCGTGGTCGGGCCGGTGTGCTGGGCCGTGGAAGTTACGAGGATTTCATCCAGACCGACGCGGCGATC is from Planctomycetota bacterium and encodes:
- the rfbD gene encoding dTDP-4-dehydrorhamnose reductase → MLGPDTPILVLGGNGMLAYALKRALSRRRLTCTSVDREDTDLTDRTAVDALFDRVRPAVVFNCAAYTAVDKAEQEPAVANMVNGEAVGNIAYAAKRSDAKLVHVSTDYVFDGTATEPYKVDHPVGPVSAYGRSKLLGEQALQKQSPPGWCIVRTAWLYGPNGPSFPKTMVTLARKGVSLKVINDQRGTPTFTYDLAEALLNLVDADAEGIFHATNAGETNWHDFAAATFDVFNVEADLTPTTAAEYAADKPDAAHRPGYSVLDLSAYESATGKHMRPWREALQDFRDVTGGEP
- a CDS encoding pitrilysin family protein — translated: MSLSFHAHTLPNGLQILAEHNPSAHSVAAGLFVKTGSRDESPDINGVSHFLEHMMFKGDDTLGWEDVNRIFDEIGARYNAFTSQEMTAYYAQVLPKFTDQALDMLGHLLRPSLRDDDFTTEKNVILEEIAMYQDDPGHRLYERVMAEHFGQHPLGMSILGPAERIEALTRDQMKGYFDSRYGPGNMVLSVAGAFDFDHIVAEAERLYGHWPRVFPDMREASSNAAEDRRVVVTDEKLNRSYTMALTAGPTQQDDARFAARVLSDILGDDEGSRLYWALVDPAIAEEADFGSYPHDGVGSFYLSLTTAPDRDGEAFDLARKVLADARGDITNDELQRAKNKIAGSLTLHGESIMGRMRSLGATWLYNEQYRSLEDDMQTVQALTLDDLHAVLEEFPLTPMTAVALRP
- a CDS encoding 3-methyl-2-oxobutanoate hydroxymethyltransferase, whose translation is MSLRTLQQARRDGACVPMLTCYDATYAALLGEAGVDQLLIGDSAANVLHGHRTTLPIQQATLSDMANAARRGNPDAFVMLDVAFAATAQDVLDAVKATDCDAVKLEAAAKHLDVVSTLADHGVAVFAHLGLTPQTVMRDGGYRYRGRTDAEIAALAADAENCVDSGAVGVLLEATTTAATDAVLDAVDVPVIGCGAGPGCTSYVVVLHDLLGLTAKPPKFVPRFDIEESDVRAATMATVNRWRLAVESGDYPAGEHIYGEQQ
- a CDS encoding beta-carotene 15,15'-dioxygenase, Brp/Blh family, encoding MNHGPSHESSVLILGGGCAGLSLAWRLLDQDTGPITIVEPRTIYTRDRTWCFWLPDETRRDVPRAVLNVIQDRWDRWRVVDRDGRVVERSMNGLAYCCLPADRFYDLMLTRLQKSNRVSFLHAQAVGPSDATGVMIETPTGERRRVSGDVVVDTRPPTNYDPHGFARVAVERGEVVQQFAGADYENIDGSDADGGCATLMDFEAVEQSGESPCVEFLYVLPQGRGRALVEWTGMLAEPVSATEGWARLDAAVARSMPGWRRLPEGHCESGTLPMSPSSDRVSSNDGVIRLGVAGGACRPSTGYAFLQIQRQAKAIAEQLAGQRTATAVPRRPAAIRYLDAVFLRRMRREPASFPKVFADLFARTRPDRLARFLSDVPQLSDCLAVIAAMPKFPFAHEAIVGGLAERFPPRDAWQSHRRIAVAATLVLAVLAAVATLPVTLQVVLLVLAASVGMAHGATDVWLGRDLLGDDRAGRLRFGGGYLALTLVALALYVLAPSVWHWAFFVLAWLHFGFGELPALLPRGPGEFAVSAVRGAMPLTLPALLHPDAVTWALTVLVGAASASSMTMVLATLGLPTLIAALMLVMASLVMRRWWSALELAVVTFALIMPPPLIAFAIYFAVWHSARHLLSDVVDAPAAVCRESRPWSPVVAATLAPIVIAAIVGFAISNIQSVTATSSAVRVAFVTLGCLTFPHMILVAVVATRTRSFNSPPPPQPAASARSHLSWSWRTTSSSPRGRS
- a CDS encoding HNH endonuclease signature motif containing protein; this encodes MDDRCELCGRTVPKKMITLHHLRPKSRGGGPEERVPTCKPCHKQIHATFTNKQLAADYADIQALRTAEKLQPFLAFIRKQKPERNITVRTIRRRRR